GAAGTGTGGATCTTGACTTATTATCTGTAAACCTTTCAGTGCAGtgtaaaagaaaagctgaaaaaatatAACATAAACTGGAATTAAACAATAATTTGACAGTAATGACATGTGCTTGTTCTGGTTTTTTTACTGCTTGAGCTGCTTAGGAATCTGATGAATGGCTGCTTAACCGCACTGAGGTTGAAAAGAACAATTCAACCAAGAAGACATGTCCCATCTAATaagatttttttgaaaataaagtaaGTCATATGCACCCCCTTAACCtctaaatgaagaaaattctgaattaaaaagtCTATTTCCTTTCAGAAATCCAAAAATTAACGAGAGACAAAGGTGGAAATCTTTAATTGTATTACTTTTGGTTACGTCTCCAAAGTTTAACTGTTCCTCCCTCTATCCTCTCGAAATGTATCTCATCCAGCCCTGAGCAGACTCCACAGGTTTAGGACAGATAATACGCTTTGAAACAAGTCACTCAGATACATAATTAAGATGTGATCAAGTGATCCAATGCTGTAGTTTAAACTATGCAGATGGTTACTTCCAACACCATTTTCTCTCCACAGAAATGCACCCCCACTTCATGAGTGGAGCATCATATTGTTGTCCAGTTAAATCACATGGAAAGCATTCAATACAATCAACTCAATAAACTTAAGCCAAGGACTTACCTCCGTTATCTGTACAGTTTCCATGTGTTCACGGCTGATATGGAACCATATTACACTGGATGAAGCCGTCACAGTATCCATTGGTATAACTTCCAAACCAGCCCAGTGTGCTGTGTGCGTGTCCCAGTGAAACTGTCTGCAGAAACTTTTCTAACTTCTCTGAATTCTGCTCAGTGACTGATCACATGTCCAGCTGAGCTGACGCTTCATCCTAAACTAATGCACacatcctcctctctgcttcttctttaaACTTCAACTTTCAGTCACCCTCActctctgcagactctggatatgacttcctctcgctctctggttctctctctctctccccctcgctctctctcatacacacacacacacacacagctgacttCAAGATCAAGCTATgacaaaaatgaatgaaaatgccCTCATACTGAAGAAGACTATTTATATTCctttaatgtttcttttctctgaaaaGTCTTCATGGGAATTGGTGGCACATGGGATAGTCTGCCTTGTGTTCCATTATTTTCCCTCCAAATCTGTAGTTCATAGGAATTCGCATCACAGATGTCCCTGGGCTGCAGTTGTCCAGACATCTGTGACATTACAGCTCATCTTCTCTGTCCACTGGTTCAGTTTCATAACTttatcttacaaaaaaaaaatctatttccaGCTTACAAataaattttttaaatttaatgctAAAAATACACATGAATACCCAGTGGAATCATCTTTTTGCTGTGTGATGTTGctttaaattgtaaatgcaTTTAGCATAAAAACTTATTCTTCATACATGGGCACTCAAGTGAACACCATACAAATctatttaaaatgataaaatatgtaCACATATCTGTTAAAATGTATGATATtgtaaataattattttcacaacgttttgtttttctgatatTCCTTTTTCTACACATTTTAGCAGAACTTTGAGCCACATTACATCCATGCTTAAGAAATAATACTGTGCATATATCAATTTTACATGAAGTTTTACTTACCAGATTTTTGTGAGAGCAGATAAAAATCAGTCCTTGATGCTGGCAAAGTGTTGCAGTGAAGTCAGTGAGAAAAGTTGCGGCGGACTAGTTTTTAAACTAGGGGGGAAATGTGCTTGCAGCCAATGACTGTTGGCCTTTCAGCCACATATGGCTCTGTGACAGGTGAGAACTGGGCAGCTGTCTCTCAGCGTCACCACCAGCTGTACCAAAAGTCAATGGCAACACTAAAAATTATGTATTGATCACTCCCTGTACCCTCCAAAATGAAGACTACATACTTAAAATGTTATTATACCCCAACGAAATAACTAATAGGGATTTATTATTGATTATAGGCCTTTTTGTGTTGTAGTTCCACTCCTGGCCTGCAGATGGCGGCAGTGCACAGCGGTGTGACGTTCAAGTgtcacaggaagtgacagaaaaCTCGCCACtctgaaaacaagcagcagaaagccGATCTGGACTGAAAGGTAAACCCTCTTCTGGTACTATTCCTCCTTCACTGACGCTTCTGTTTCTATATAAACGAGCTGTGTGAAGGTCGTAGCAGTGACAGTGTAGATGTAGGTGCTTTCTGTTCACTCAGTGAGAGACGCAGGTGTGTGCAGACAGAAAGCAGCATGTGTTCCACAATAAACAGCTCAATGCAGGTGTTATAAGCTGTGTAATTAATGAACAGGTGGCCAAAGGCATCATCTTCACTATACAGCTTGTATACTTCAGTCGCAGCAGCTTCTAAATATTACATTTCCTCCAAGCATAAAGGTCTGATTTGTCTGGGAAACAATTaaattgcttttttcttttttatgacttgcagtttttatttcttcttttaaagatAGAATAAACAAATGCAGCATGTTAACAAACATACAAACCATCTAAATTGTATTTTCAATTGTAACCAAACTGGATTTCAGGATTTCCTGGTTGGTTTAATTCTCATCGAAAGCAACGTTGAGAGTGAAATTGGGTCATAAGATCtaaccagaaaacacatgacTTTTGATAACATGAAGCATCAATCCCTGCTTAAAGTGAGCCCATCAAatatgtgttgttgtttttttgcagcatGAACCGATTCATGCAATATAAGCAAATGTACAAATCTGCTggaagaaaaccacacagctgttTTGCTTTTGCTCCACTTCCATATAGAACATGAGCTATTACAAGACGCTCAGGATGTCCTCTCCAGAAGTCTTAAGTCAGTTGTCTGCCTCTCAGAATTATTATGCACAAATAAGTGTTATTTGATTATCATTTGAATGAGCAAAAGCAGTTTGACTTGTCATTTCAGCATGGTTTCAGCTGCTGAATACCTAAATCAGCCATTAGAGCAGATGCCCTCAGGTGGTAAGAAAGAGACTAACCTTTATTTTAAGACTGCTGGGTAAACAACACGAAGCACATTCAGGTGGGGGAGGTGGGATAACTGTTGAGGTAGTCAGCTTACACTGGGACCATTGATGCCTTGTTCGGGGCTGCATAAGATCTCCCATTCAGACCAGGTGCGAGCATTCAGAGTGAGCTTTCATTTAACATGACACAGAACAGGCCCAGTATCACTTTGACAAAACAAATACGGCTGAcgaaatgtgtgtttgctcatATGATAGgactgggcgatatggcctcagATCAATATGGCGACTTAttgagcagttcacctcgatcttgagagaaaaacaatgatttaagAAATGCGGTGGTTTAATAAAGTAACTTGTATTTTTCACAGAGTGATATTTTGTCTACTGCTTctcaaacaagcaaacaaaaacaatcattttccACCAGTAAAAGAAACTTGAAGcgaaaaagtgaaaaattctGCAATTATTGATTCTTTCCCCTGCAGGCACACCTCTGCTCCTCTCGCCATGTCTTTGCCCCGTCTGCTGTAGTGGAGGACTGTATCTgatccctcctccctccctggaagacctccttcctcctcctcctcctcctcctccacctctccctcctccaccctccagccgCCCCTGTGATGCCTCCCTCATGCTGTGGCTGTCTGTCACAGTACACCCaccatcatctggttgtcttcctcctcaccttctTTAGGTAAACTCAGTCACCCTCCCAAAAGGCTTCTGCTTTAAGATCCCCAAAGCTCTGCTGGTAGTTTACTCAACTCGAAACCTCAAACATTTGACCTGGTTATGCCACATGTTACAAcataggaaaaaaatatttgatttatatgcTTGTTTGAAATGATTTTACAATCAAACCTTGTGTGAAATTCAATGTAATCTTGTGGAGTGAAGTGTTGACGGTACGTGTCCTTTTTCCTCATCCTGCTTCACACTCGTAAAGTTAATCTTTAATGCTTGTAGCCGCGGTATCAACAGCTTGTGGCTGTGCCAGCATGTCACGGCGGGCGTTATCAGTGGCGTCTGCAAGATTTGGTGACACAGTGAACTGCTTTCGTGTacgggagatttttttttctttctcgcaGCAGCGCTTTGTGAAGAACGTGCCTTTTGCAGGCTGAACGATAGAGCAGAGTGTGTGGGTTACAAAATTAACCTAATTTATCCCtaactttttttctgaaaattaccttttttttttttttttttaaattcaggaaAGAACTCACTTATTTCTGTTGTGTTAATGTAAAAGAGAGAGAACGCTAGCCAGTCAATAATTATTGGTTCCAGTTAGATATAAATATGTAATTTTATAGGCGGCGTGACCTTTGATTTCTGTTGAAATTGTTTTGTTCAGCCTGTGAAATATTAACAGAATTAtgcattttgtcttttctgacATGTTATTCTTGTGACAAATATTGTTAAAATGTACTACGGTACagactgcatttcatttttcactcttgtgttttagtttttaacatttctttcttgatttcttcgtttttttttgtttttttgttgttgatgcgACGCCACGTTCAGCCTCCTTGCCTCCCTCCTGACTGAagctctcctctgtgtctccagCTATGTGCTGCTGCATGCGTCCAGGAAGACGTTCAGCAACGTGAAAGTGAGCATCTCCGCTCAGTGGACGCCGTCCTTGCAGAATGAGAGCGCGGCCGCCTTCTCCCCcagcgaggtgccggtccgagACATTAGTTTTTCTTCCACTGGGAAGAAAATatgctttgtttgtttattgctGCTTCATATATATTCTTCAATCGCAATTTAACTCAGGGTTCTTTCTATTTATAGTATTAAGGCTGTTTATGAAATGTatacaacaattttttttcccgcATTGTCGCAGACATGGGAGGACAACCGTCTGTTTGCAGACGAGAAGCAGGCCACGCTGTTTCTGGGAGCGCTGGactccatcttcctcttctcgtACGCTGTGGTGAGCACGATTCAGAAGAATCAgatgtgaaaatacaaaacaattttttttgacacctggaaaCAGAATGTGAAACTTTAACCAACTGGCCTCCCTGATTGTCTGTGATTGGTGTCTGATTTGTCCTGACAGGGTCTGTATCTCAGCGGCGTGATCGGGGATCGATTCAATCTGCGATACGTCCTCTGCGTCGGCCTGTGTGGCTCCGCTGCCGTGGTGCGTACACAGCGGAGGGCTACCCACATGTCTGTGTTGGGATTTCATGCTGCAGTGTGAttgtatcgtgtgtgtgtgtgtgtgtgtgtgtgtttctccgcTCCTGCAGGAGTTTGTGTTCGGCACGCTGACCGAATGGCTCCAGCTCTACAACGTCTACCTGTACTGCGTGCTGTGGGTGCTGAACGGGCTGCTGCAGTCCGCCGTCTGGCCCTGCGTGGTGGCCGTCATGGGCAACTGGTTCGGGAAGACCGGGTGAGCGCGTGCACGGATATGTCCAGCCCGGAAAGGTTTCCTGATCCACACCcacaaagaaaaacccaaatgactcacacactgacacttaCTCACCATGAGTGTATCCCCAGGCGTGGCTTTGTGTTCGGCCTGTGGAGCGCTTGTGCCTCCGTTGGAAACATCCTGGGTGCTTTCCTGGCTTCTAGCGTGCTCAAGTATGGATATGaggtcagaaacacacacacacacagactttatTGATAcattccagcagcagctgcttgctCATGTGTGACCTTTGCTGTGTGCAGTATGCCTTCCTGGTGACCTCCGTGGTGCAGTTCGCTGGTGGGGTGGTGGTGTTCTTCGGCCTCCTCACTTCCCCCAAAGAAGTTGGTGAGGAGTTTGCTTTGGAACGAGGAGCGATCGTTGCGTGGATTCCGGTGCAGACGCCGGCTTCGTCCTGTGTAACGAATACGTCCCGATGTTCAGTGAATGTTTGCGTTTCAGGTTTGAGCCTGGAGTCGGAGACGGGACTCAGCCCGGTGGAGACGGACACCGACAGCCGCAAGCCTCTGATGagtgacgaggaggaggaggaggaggaggaagagagggggagggagagggtggaggaggaggaagcagaggaggaggaggatgacgagGTGGAGTCgtgtgagaggagagagcagcccggtcagcagcaggatgaaccTGAGGCCCAGTCTCCACGAGCCATCAGCTTCTGTCAGGCTTTCTGCCTGCCGGGAGTCCTGCCTGTGAGTCTGAACGACAAATGATCAGTTTTCTCCACGTTTCTTCAGAGATATCGAATCCTGACACCGTCCTCTCTTGGCTTTGTGCAGTACTCCCTGGCTTATGCCTGCCTGAAACTGGTCAATTactccttcttcttctggctCCCGTTTTACCTGAGCAACAACTACAAGTGGAAGGAAGCGGAAGCCGACAGACTGTCTGTGTGGTACGATGTTGGAGGGATCATCGGTGAGCGGCAGGATGTTTTTCACCCCAAACGTTTTTTGTGCTTTCTTACCTTTGTAGATTTCATCCTTGCTTTGTCCCcatggtgtgttgtgtgttgtttgttccCGTCAGGAGGAACGGTCCAGGGCCTGGTGTCGGACTTCATGGGGAAGCGGGCCCCCGTCCTGGCCTTCAGCCTGGTGCTGGCTATGGGAGCTCTGGTGGGATACAGCCGTGAGTTCAGACCTTATATGTTCCCTTACAGCAGATACCAGCTGAGATGAATCGAACCAAACTGGGGATGTCATCCGTCAGGATCACCGGACGATCAGGTGATCAACGCCGTGCTCTTGGCCACCACCGGCTTTTTCATCGGCGGCCCCTCCAACATGATCAGCTCGGCCATATCGGCTGACCTGGGGCGCCAGGAGGCCCTGAGGGGCAGCCAGGAGGCTCTGGCCACCGTCACCGGCATCGTGGACGGAACGGGAAGCATCGGAGCGGCCGGAGGACAGGTAAGCTCCAGAAACGCCGACGACGATCTCGCTGCGAATCCAACCTAACCGGCGCTCTGATCTCCGCCGCCGTGCAGTACCTGGTGTCTCTGATCGAGAGCAAGCTGGGCTGGATGAGCGTGTTTTACTTCTTCATCGTCATGGTGAGCTGTTCGATTAAAAGCTGTTAAAAATAAGACTGCGATGTAAAGCAAAGCCTGTCAGACCGCCGCGATTCTcttcacctgtctctctctctctctctctctctgtggcagACCGGCGGCAGTGTGGCGTTCATCTCCCCGCTGCTCTTCAAAGAGCTGCGCGCCATGTGGAGGGAGCGGCGAGCCCTGCGGCGCCAGCTCtgagccggccggccggcgaTGGTGCAGCAGGTCTGCTCAGATTCACCTGCTCAGGTGATTTTTAGCGGCGTAGAAAAGACGCGGGATGCAGCTGATCTGCGATCCTTCTCCTGTAAATAGTTTCAGATGTCGGGTAGAAGTGCCtgacttgacaaaaaaaaaagaaaatatatagaGTTTGTGAATCACAGAATGTACCACTGTATATATTTTAGGCTTTTAAAGGATGTGAATACTTCACTTTTTACATGTGGATGTTTTTGAGTTTTTAAGGTCAAACTCGTTTGGATCACGCTCCTGGAAACTGTTTCCGGAGCCGAAACGCTTAAAACTGTGATTGTATTCTTGAAAATCAGCAGCTGTGGATATTTATCATGTCTTTACGTAAGAAGTGTTGCACTGTCGGGTTCTCACGGGGAGTGTGGTGAATCGCTCTCATGGGTCGGGGACTTTTCACTTCACTGCCGTTTCATGTGTTTTCTACACACTTtaaatcaaaaaatgaaaaattgtaTTCAGGTTCAGGGGCTGCGCTCTGAAGCCCTCACGAGCTTGGGAAAGGTCACTCGATTGTGCACATACTCGTCATTCCACTTTTCTGCCAGGATGTTTACAGCCGAAGTCTTTAGCAGCTTGAATCTACACACAGCGGCAGAAACGCGCGATGAAAAGTCTGCTTCTGTGGTTCTGACAACATTTTAGTTT
The sequence above is drawn from the Salarias fasciatus chromosome 17, fSalaFa1.1, whole genome shotgun sequence genome and encodes:
- the LOC115404437 gene encoding sugar phosphate exchanger 3-like isoform X1, translating into MPPSCCGCLSQYTHHHLVVFLLTFFSYVLLHASRKTFSNVKVSISAQWTPSLQNESAAAFSPSETWEDNRLFADEKQATLFLGALDSIFLFSYAVGLYLSGVIGDRFNLRYVLCVGLCGSAAVEFVFGTLTEWLQLYNVYLYCVLWVLNGLLQSAVWPCVVAVMGNWFGKTGRGFVFGLWSACASVGNILGAFLASSVLKYGYEYAFLVTSVVQFAGGVVVFFGLLTSPKEVGLSLESETGLSPVETDTDSRKPLMSDEEEEEEEEERGRERVEEEEAEEEEDDEVESCERREQPGQQQDEPEAQSPRAISFCQAFCLPGVLPYSLAYACLKLVNYSFFFWLPFYLSNNYKWKEAEADRLSVWYDVGGIIGGTVQGLVSDFMGKRAPVLAFSLVLAMGALVGYSRSPDDQVINAVLLATTGFFIGGPSNMISSAISADLGRQEALRGSQEALATVTGIVDGTGSIGAAGGQYLVSLIESKLGWMSVFYFFIVMTGGSVAFISPLLFKELRAMWRERRALRRQL
- the LOC115404437 gene encoding sugar phosphate exchanger 3-like isoform X2, with protein sequence MPPSCCGCLSQYTHHHLVVFLLTFFSYVLLHASRKTFSNVKTWEDNRLFADEKQATLFLGALDSIFLFSYAVGLYLSGVIGDRFNLRYVLCVGLCGSAAVEFVFGTLTEWLQLYNVYLYCVLWVLNGLLQSAVWPCVVAVMGNWFGKTGRGFVFGLWSACASVGNILGAFLASSVLKYGYEYAFLVTSVVQFAGGVVVFFGLLTSPKEVGLSLESETGLSPVETDTDSRKPLMSDEEEEEEEEERGRERVEEEEAEEEEDDEVESCERREQPGQQQDEPEAQSPRAISFCQAFCLPGVLPYSLAYACLKLVNYSFFFWLPFYLSNNYKWKEAEADRLSVWYDVGGIIGGTVQGLVSDFMGKRAPVLAFSLVLAMGALVGYSRSPDDQVINAVLLATTGFFIGGPSNMISSAISADLGRQEALRGSQEALATVTGIVDGTGSIGAAGGQYLVSLIESKLGWMSVFYFFIVMTGGSVAFISPLLFKELRAMWRERRALRRQL